From the genome of Devriesea agamarum, one region includes:
- the rplQ gene encoding 50S ribosomal protein L17, with product MPAPTKGARLGGSSAHQKAILANLATELFRHKAIKTTESRAKRLRPHAERLVTFAKKGDLASRRQVMRTIKDKGVVHELFTEIAPTFAERPGGYTRIIKIAPRKGDNAPMAVIELVQEAYSPKQAVVKEAEAAAKNAAKDSSDTPADEAATPAEEVEETAAAEESASEEKTEAKDA from the coding sequence ATGCCTGCACCCACCAAGGGCGCACGCCTCGGCGGGTCCTCGGCCCACCAGAAGGCGATCCTGGCGAACCTCGCCACGGAGCTGTTCCGCCACAAGGCCATCAAGACCACCGAAAGCCGCGCCAAGCGTCTGCGTCCCCACGCGGAGCGTCTTGTTACCTTCGCGAAGAAAGGCGATCTTGCCTCTCGTCGCCAGGTGATGCGCACCATTAAGGACAAGGGCGTTGTGCACGAGCTCTTCACAGAGATCGCGCCGACCTTTGCCGAGCGTCCGGGCGGTTACACCCGGATCATCAAGATCGCTCCCCGCAAGGGCGACAACGCCCCCATGGCGGTTATCGAACTCGTCCAGGAGGCCTACAGCCCCAAGCAGGCTGTGGTGAAGGAGGCCGAGGCAGCGGCGAAGAACGCAGCCAAGGATAGCTCTGACACTCCGGCTGATGAGGCCGCGACCCCGGCCGAAGAGGTTGAGGAGACGGCCGCAGCTGAGGAGTCAGCCTCCGAGGAGAAGACCGAGGCGAAGGACGCCTGA
- a CDS encoding S-layer homology domain-containing protein — translation MSSSFSQRPVPRRVPLQLAALGVTSLALGPATLASAAADLIPAAGPSPGNGLTPLAPVLVGTDRADVPGALHDSVPLSQGRALRPEKSGRAVPSPRSMNDLEDPVLHSLPARAVDTPDHGLVGVTWPGCPAPDRVELRSLNADGSWGRWMVAELAHGTDGQVRGTEPVWVGDATAVAVRAVRGGSDVSTELVLARIGTPVTAEDKHVTSAHTGGPGRGAASALSGFGAGTSVDTAGLASGGRSASPAPWYLAPRVISRAGWGADESMRKGEPTYAPELKAAVLHHTYGSNNYTREQSPAIIRGILRYHTQDLGWNDIGYNALVDRFGQIFEGRFGGLNRNVVGAHAKGSNTGTFGISMMGDNTTVDPTPAQLAAVADMMAWRLGGTYIFDVNTKVTIDTKSQPRIFGHRDAHSGGTACPGDAGYRALPKVRSMVSERLEKYRTSSYQAWREHGGAKTLGTVTHSAALSGGIYLTRTSEDYTIKQYPDGSAQVFASDDFTDVPLGTMFRTEIRWMRSRDISTGWDDGSYRPRAGTNRDAMAAFIYRWVGSPAFTPPQVPPFVDIHPSTQFYREMTWLKAKGISAGWPDRTYRPWSVMTREAMAAFLYRIAGAPPVSLPASSPFKDVSSTSQHYRAVVWMARTGITTGYPDGTFRPGEPVQRDAMAAFLFRYEEQGLPKRV, via the coding sequence ATGTCGTCCTCATTTTCTCAGCGTCCCGTACCTCGTAGAGTTCCGCTGCAGCTTGCCGCACTGGGGGTGACCTCACTAGCCCTAGGCCCGGCCACGCTTGCATCAGCCGCAGCAGACCTGATTCCCGCAGCCGGACCGTCGCCCGGAAACGGCCTCACACCGCTAGCGCCCGTTCTCGTTGGAACCGACCGCGCCGATGTGCCCGGAGCTCTGCACGATTCGGTTCCCCTGTCCCAAGGGCGGGCGCTTCGCCCCGAAAAATCTGGTCGCGCTGTTCCCAGTCCTCGCAGCATGAACGACCTTGAAGACCCGGTTCTCCACAGCCTGCCCGCCCGAGCAGTCGATACCCCTGACCACGGTCTAGTCGGCGTCACCTGGCCCGGATGTCCCGCCCCCGACCGCGTCGAACTGAGGTCGCTGAACGCGGACGGCAGCTGGGGACGCTGGATGGTGGCTGAACTTGCGCACGGTACCGACGGGCAGGTTCGCGGCACCGAACCGGTGTGGGTTGGAGATGCCACAGCGGTTGCGGTGCGTGCCGTACGAGGTGGATCCGATGTGTCAACCGAGCTGGTGTTAGCCCGGATCGGGACACCCGTGACAGCAGAGGATAAACATGTCACCTCCGCCCACACGGGTGGGCCCGGACGGGGCGCGGCAAGTGCCCTGTCGGGATTCGGTGCGGGCACATCCGTCGACACGGCTGGACTCGCCAGCGGGGGACGATCTGCTAGCCCCGCGCCCTGGTATCTCGCCCCGCGGGTCATCTCCCGGGCAGGATGGGGCGCCGATGAATCCATGCGCAAAGGCGAACCGACCTACGCCCCGGAGCTGAAAGCCGCGGTGCTGCACCACACCTACGGCTCGAACAATTACACCCGCGAACAGTCCCCAGCGATTATTCGTGGAATCCTGCGCTACCATACCCAGGACCTCGGATGGAACGACATCGGCTATAACGCACTAGTTGACCGGTTCGGCCAAATCTTTGAAGGTCGATTCGGCGGATTAAATCGCAACGTCGTGGGCGCTCATGCAAAGGGCTCAAATACCGGAACCTTCGGCATTTCCATGATGGGTGACAACACAACGGTCGATCCCACGCCCGCTCAGCTCGCCGCAGTCGCCGACATGATGGCTTGGCGGCTCGGCGGAACCTATATTTTCGACGTCAACACTAAAGTAACGATCGATACCAAATCCCAGCCGAGGATCTTCGGACACCGCGACGCCCACTCCGGCGGAACCGCGTGCCCTGGCGACGCTGGATACCGAGCCCTGCCCAAGGTGCGCTCCATGGTCTCCGAACGGCTTGAAAAATATCGCACCAGCTCCTACCAGGCGTGGCGCGAACACGGGGGAGCCAAAACGCTGGGGACAGTCACCCATTCGGCGGCCCTCAGCGGAGGAATCTACCTCACGCGTACGTCCGAGGATTACACCATCAAGCAGTACCCGGACGGCAGCGCGCAGGTATTCGCGAGCGACGACTTCACGGACGTTCCGTTAGGCACCATGTTCCGCACCGAAATTCGGTGGATGCGCAGCCGGGACATATCGACCGGCTGGGACGACGGTAGCTACCGCCCTCGCGCCGGCACCAATCGCGACGCCATGGCCGCGTTCATTTACCGTTGGGTCGGTTCCCCCGCATTTACCCCGCCGCAGGTGCCCCCATTTGTGGATATTCACCCGTCCACGCAGTTCTATCGGGAAATGACCTGGCTCAAAGCCAAAGGTATTAGCGCCGGATGGCCCGACCGCACCTATCGGCCCTGGTCGGTTATGACCCGGGAAGCAATGGCTGCATTCCTCTATCGGATCGCAGGCGCACCGCCCGTATCACTGCCTGCATCGTCGCCGTTTAAAGATGTTTCATCCACCAGCCAGCACTACCGGGCTGTGGTTTGGATGGCACGCACCGGCATTACCACCGGCTATCCAGATGGAACCTTCCGACCCGGTGAGCCGGTACAACGTGACGCCATGGCCGCTTTCCTCTTCCGCTACGAGGAACAGGGGCTTCCGAAGCGCGTGTGA
- a CDS encoding polysaccharide pyruvyl transferase family protein has protein sequence MPHPPLIAVVVRTKDRRVFLRRALANIAEQTLQPLVVVVNDGGEPAAVNQEVDRLTGAFRDRVRVIHHQQPHGMEAASNAAIRAADAWASELGERVDAVAIHDDDDLWEPEFLTRTAAHLREHPEHAAVAVRTVLLHEHAEGDLLIEDRREWFHPELRHLTIQEFLRYNRVVPISLLVRRRVYDQIGLYDERLPVVGDWEFNLRLWARFDVGFLADEPLALWSRRPATGSAADNSDAEPSHHHGWDAWVRQSHIRSGLDAGQTGLFLYLAHLHELTSIQLRDQQRILDQLVQERHDTGDDGRASRGNGTGGGRRAGLCSRGKESGGGTEYQDAGVVTRPGSAGPDSTGPDSGASNGRGSSDADSATHTPDVLLDTDQAPRQDGRIDLPTRPLPRWITPRPGTGRVLVLGDIGQERYHAGDEAMAHAAVDELTARQLTPVLLTRDVEHTRRHFGPQIEAVPTFTFPPAPAEREMLLDNVVEHVHSRRELAPEHREPVARLIQQIQGCDAVLIAGGGNMNSRYGWLLMERIAVIAVAVACQRPVIVSGQTFGPTLTDTDRDLMLRALATADLVSARERFSSDLLTSAGIDCFAGLDDATFLESGPFSDIVDLEQLPVPVPDSFLAVTVTPGVHIEAFTQLLERIYSITGLEAVLLPHMAIPGTNDGDLGINRMIAAHAASPVTLLPILPARTVASVTRRAHMVLTSRYHPAIFALPAGVPTLGLIPDDYTDVRLRGALDAWGMGQWCTWADAQGMELAAEAAQELWTRRDEVGKHLAQRRATYRAGHDQWWDRVSAAAHGEHIATTTPASDLPTDAPSLNPTGDWARLTEAVRITALALSREADHARADTDRALSWDHQRSLQLAEAEHAAQRARQDLEALVTSRTYRGANRVRRTYAKARDTYSRAKNMYRGLRPGR, from the coding sequence ATGCCTCACCCACCGCTGATTGCCGTGGTTGTCCGCACGAAAGATCGACGGGTGTTTCTGCGCCGTGCTCTCGCGAACATCGCGGAGCAAACTCTGCAACCGCTGGTGGTAGTGGTGAACGACGGCGGCGAACCTGCTGCGGTGAACCAGGAGGTAGACCGCCTCACCGGTGCTTTCCGCGACCGGGTGCGAGTTATTCACCACCAGCAGCCGCACGGTATGGAAGCTGCCTCCAACGCTGCTATTCGGGCTGCCGACGCTTGGGCTAGTGAGCTCGGCGAGCGCGTGGACGCTGTTGCGATTCATGATGACGATGACCTGTGGGAGCCGGAGTTTTTGACCCGCACGGCTGCTCACCTGCGTGAACACCCTGAGCATGCGGCGGTTGCGGTGCGCACCGTGTTACTGCATGAGCATGCCGAAGGGGACCTGCTGATTGAGGATCGGCGCGAATGGTTTCACCCGGAGCTGCGCCACCTGACCATTCAGGAGTTCCTTCGGTATAACCGCGTTGTCCCCATCTCCTTGCTGGTGCGTCGGCGAGTGTATGACCAGATCGGTCTCTATGATGAGCGACTTCCCGTCGTGGGCGACTGGGAGTTCAATCTGCGTCTGTGGGCCCGGTTTGACGTCGGGTTTTTAGCCGATGAGCCTCTGGCTTTGTGGTCGCGTCGTCCTGCCACGGGCAGCGCGGCGGACAATAGCGATGCCGAGCCGTCCCACCATCACGGGTGGGATGCGTGGGTGCGTCAGAGTCATATTCGGTCTGGTCTCGATGCCGGGCAGACGGGGTTGTTCTTGTACCTCGCTCATTTGCACGAGCTCACCAGCATCCAGCTTCGTGACCAGCAGCGTATCTTGGATCAGTTGGTGCAAGAGCGTCACGACACTGGGGACGACGGTAGGGCTAGTCGGGGCAACGGCACTGGTGGTGGTCGTCGCGCGGGATTGTGTAGCCGAGGCAAGGAGTCCGGCGGCGGCACCGAATATCAGGACGCGGGTGTGGTGACCCGGCCCGGCAGTGCGGGGCCCGACAGTACGGGGCCCGACAGCGGCGCCTCAAACGGACGCGGCAGCTCGGACGCAGACAGTGCCACCCACACCCCCGATGTTCTGCTCGATACCGACCAGGCGCCGCGTCAGGATGGACGCATTGATCTACCCACCCGTCCGCTCCCCCGCTGGATCACCCCGAGGCCGGGCACCGGACGGGTGCTGGTGCTCGGCGACATCGGCCAGGAGCGCTATCACGCAGGCGATGAGGCGATGGCTCACGCCGCAGTCGACGAACTGACCGCACGCCAGCTCACCCCGGTGCTGCTGACCCGCGATGTCGAGCACACTCGCCGACACTTCGGACCGCAGATCGAGGCGGTCCCCACGTTCACATTCCCCCCTGCCCCTGCCGAGCGCGAAATGCTGCTCGACAATGTGGTGGAGCATGTGCATTCCCGGCGCGAGCTCGCCCCTGAGCACCGTGAACCGGTGGCGCGGTTGATCCAGCAGATACAGGGCTGCGACGCGGTGCTGATCGCCGGTGGCGGCAATATGAACTCGCGGTACGGCTGGCTGTTGATGGAACGAATCGCTGTGATCGCCGTCGCGGTTGCCTGCCAACGACCGGTGATTGTTTCCGGCCAGACGTTTGGCCCCACGCTGACCGATACGGATCGCGACCTCATGCTGCGGGCGCTTGCCACCGCGGACCTGGTGTCGGCGCGGGAGCGTTTCTCCTCAGATTTGTTGACCAGCGCGGGGATTGATTGTTTCGCTGGTCTGGACGACGCCACTTTCTTGGAGTCGGGGCCGTTTTCCGACATCGTCGACCTCGAGCAGCTGCCGGTTCCGGTACCAGACTCATTCTTGGCCGTGACCGTCACCCCGGGAGTGCACATTGAGGCGTTTACCCAGCTACTCGAACGCATCTACAGCATCACGGGGCTTGAAGCGGTTCTGCTTCCGCATATGGCTATCCCGGGAACCAACGACGGGGATCTCGGCATCAATCGCATGATCGCGGCACACGCGGCCAGCCCGGTGACCCTGCTTCCGATCCTTCCCGCTCGTACCGTGGCGTCGGTGACGCGTCGGGCACACATGGTGCTAACTTCCCGGTATCACCCGGCTATCTTTGCGCTACCAGCCGGTGTTCCGACACTTGGGCTGATTCCCGATGATTACACCGATGTGCGTCTGCGCGGTGCCTTGGATGCGTGGGGCATGGGCCAATGGTGTACCTGGGCCGATGCGCAGGGCATGGAGCTGGCCGCCGAGGCCGCTCAGGAACTGTGGACTCGCCGCGATGAGGTCGGTAAGCATCTGGCGCAGCGTCGCGCTACCTATCGCGCGGGCCATGATCAGTGGTGGGACCGGGTATCGGCGGCGGCGCACGGTGAACACATCGCAACCACCACGCCGGCCTCTGACCTGCCGACGGATGCGCCAAGCCTCAACCCGACCGGCGACTGGGCCCGCCTCACGGAAGCAGTCCGGATCACGGCGCTTGCGTTATCGCGGGAAGCTGACCATGCTCGCGCCGATACGGACCGGGCTCTGTCCTGGGATCATCAGCGTTCACTGCAGTTAGCTGAGGCTGAACACGCCGCACAGCGTGCCCGTCAGGATCTTGAGGCCCTGGTGACGTCTCGGACCTACCGCGGAGCCAACCGGGTCCGCCGCACCTATGCAAAGGCGCGCGACACCTATTCCCGTGCCAAGAACATGTACCGGGGGCTTCGTCCCGGACGTTAA
- the purL gene encoding phosphoribosylformylglycinamidine synthase subunit PurL: MTATEPPAPTTPPAMNPATANQPSPGTKTPSVQPSGAHSPQAQPPDTVEHAAATPDLPLPFADLGLTSDEYEHIREILGRRPTAAELAMYSVMWSEHCSYKSSKVHLRQFGDKTTEAMRQHLLVGIGENAGVVDIGEGWAVTFKVESHNHPSFVEPYQGAATGVGGIVRDIISMGARPVAVMDQLRFGAVDHPDTARVVHGVVAGIGGYGNSLGLPNIGGETVFDPCYQGNPLVNALCVGVMRHDDIHLANASGTGNKVVLFGARTGGDGIGGASILASETFTEGGPTKRPSVQVGDPFMEKVLIECCLDLFAHGLVEGIQDLGAAGISCATSELASNGDGGMHVDLEKVLLRDPTLTAGEILMSESQERMMAVVRPDKLEEFLNTTAKWDVETAVIGEVTGTGRLTIDHNGHRIVDVDPKTVAHEGPTYQRPYARPSWQDELQADRAEALPRPSSGEDLAQTVLALASSPNLASSAWITDQYDRYVGGNIALAMPDDAGIVRVDESTGLGVAIATDANGRYAKLDPYTGAQAALAEAYRNVATTGAKPLAVTDCLNFGSPEDPGPMWQLVQAITGLADACRELEVPVTGGNVSLYNSTGEPGLIDSAIPPTPVVGVLGVLDDVSRRTPSGWKDQGQAIFLLGTTREELSGSAWADVIHSHLGGMPPVVDLKVERELAEILVAASRDGMVDAAHDLSEGGLAQALVDSCLRFSVGARIVLDGLCERDGIDPFVALFSESQGRALVSVPRSEEVRFTDMCTARGFPMLRLGVTTGDALEVQDQFRLPLSQLAQASRATLPRYFAG; this comes from the coding sequence ATGACCGCCACCGAGCCCCCAGCGCCGACCACTCCCCCTGCGATGAACCCAGCGACCGCCAACCAACCATCCCCGGGGACCAAAACCCCGTCGGTACAGCCCTCGGGGGCACACTCCCCGCAGGCACAACCGCCGGACACGGTTGAGCACGCAGCCGCAACCCCAGATCTACCCCTACCGTTCGCTGACCTGGGGTTGACCAGCGACGAATACGAGCACATCCGCGAAATCCTAGGGCGACGTCCCACAGCAGCGGAACTCGCCATGTACTCCGTCATGTGGTCCGAGCACTGCAGCTACAAATCCTCCAAAGTGCATCTGCGCCAGTTCGGCGACAAAACCACCGAGGCCATGCGCCAGCACCTGCTGGTTGGCATCGGAGAAAACGCAGGCGTGGTGGATATCGGCGAAGGATGGGCGGTGACCTTCAAGGTCGAATCGCACAACCACCCCAGCTTCGTCGAGCCCTATCAGGGCGCGGCCACCGGTGTGGGCGGCATCGTGCGCGACATTATCTCCATGGGTGCGCGCCCCGTCGCGGTGATGGACCAGCTGCGATTTGGCGCCGTCGACCATCCCGACACCGCGCGCGTCGTCCACGGCGTCGTCGCCGGGATCGGTGGCTACGGCAACTCACTTGGCCTGCCCAACATCGGCGGCGAAACCGTATTCGACCCCTGCTACCAGGGAAACCCGCTGGTGAACGCCCTGTGCGTCGGGGTGATGCGCCATGACGACATCCACCTCGCCAATGCGTCAGGCACCGGAAACAAAGTGGTGCTGTTCGGTGCCCGCACGGGGGGCGACGGAATCGGCGGCGCGTCCATTCTGGCGTCGGAAACGTTCACCGAAGGTGGTCCCACCAAGCGCCCGAGTGTGCAAGTGGGCGACCCCTTCATGGAGAAGGTTCTGATCGAATGCTGCCTGGACCTGTTCGCCCACGGCCTTGTCGAAGGCATCCAGGACCTCGGCGCAGCAGGAATTTCCTGCGCCACCAGTGAGCTCGCATCCAACGGTGACGGCGGGATGCACGTGGACCTTGAAAAGGTTCTGCTGCGCGATCCGACCCTAACCGCTGGCGAGATTCTGATGTCGGAGTCCCAGGAACGCATGATGGCCGTGGTGCGTCCGGACAAGCTTGAAGAATTCCTCAACACGACAGCGAAATGGGATGTGGAGACCGCGGTCATCGGTGAAGTCACCGGCACTGGCCGCCTCACCATCGACCACAACGGACACCGGATTGTCGATGTCGATCCGAAGACGGTTGCGCACGAGGGGCCGACCTATCAGCGTCCATATGCCCGGCCCAGCTGGCAAGATGAGCTGCAAGCTGACCGCGCCGAAGCGTTACCTCGACCCAGCAGCGGCGAGGACCTCGCGCAGACCGTTCTCGCACTAGCGAGTTCCCCGAACTTGGCATCCAGCGCGTGGATCACCGACCAGTACGACCGGTACGTCGGCGGCAACATTGCTTTGGCGATGCCGGACGACGCAGGAATTGTACGCGTGGATGAGAGCACCGGGCTTGGCGTGGCCATAGCCACCGATGCTAACGGTCGCTACGCGAAATTGGATCCGTATACGGGAGCTCAGGCGGCACTGGCTGAGGCCTACCGCAATGTCGCAACCACTGGTGCGAAACCGCTCGCGGTCACCGACTGTTTGAACTTCGGCTCACCGGAAGATCCCGGCCCGATGTGGCAGCTGGTCCAGGCCATCACGGGGCTCGCCGATGCCTGCCGCGAGTTGGAGGTGCCGGTTACCGGTGGCAACGTGTCGCTGTACAACTCCACCGGTGAACCTGGGCTGATCGACTCGGCTATCCCCCCCACGCCCGTGGTGGGTGTTCTCGGGGTACTCGACGATGTGTCCCGGCGGACCCCGTCCGGATGGAAAGATCAGGGCCAAGCGATTTTCCTGCTCGGGACGACGCGAGAGGAACTATCAGGCAGCGCCTGGGCGGATGTCATCCATTCCCACCTCGGTGGCATGCCCCCGGTTGTGGACCTGAAGGTCGAACGGGAACTCGCCGAGATCCTGGTCGCAGCCTCCCGCGACGGAATGGTCGATGCGGCACACGATCTGTCCGAAGGTGGTCTCGCCCAGGCACTGGTTGATTCCTGCCTGCGATTCTCAGTGGGTGCACGGATTGTGCTGGATGGCCTATGTGAGCGCGACGGGATCGACCCGTTCGTCGCTCTCTTCTCAGAGTCGCAAGGACGCGCTTTAGTATCGGTCCCGCGCAGCGAAGAGGTCCGGTTTACCGACATGTGCACGGCACGCGGTTTCCCGATGCTTCGGCTCGGTGTGACCACAGGTGACGCGCTTGAGGTCCAGGACCAGTTCCGTCTTCCGCTTTCGCAACTTGCGCAGGCATCGCGGGCCACGCTGCCACGGTATTTCGCAGGGTAA
- the lanKC gene encoding class III lanthionine synthetase LanKC: MDSQAERYSFASSLYYERPHYGTHEIDRVPPELEVEVDGYKRHVSDAWIEYTPCDLNLPEQGWKAHIGATPDNYLKTINLVSRFCFKKGFAFKSAPTLRSFIFACSKAASRESSGKLITIYLTSQKDLKVLVEELAPILRGKPGAYILSDLQIADSQLYVRYGAFKKMLCATTNGIVLPAIKTPKGDFEADPRLPIFRPPKWVKIPEVLQESVARRSDQEKEKFPYRVIDVLHYSNSGGVYLCSDESGQEFVVKEARTHAGLDAGLNDAVVRLKNEVNILEHLNTVCLDVRVPVVLEKFSIQCSEFAAFKRIQGHTFHQLAAERNPLLGDRVSDSQIQEYTIWVESILAQTRDMLGKIHDAGIIYGDLHPKNILIDEEGQVSFIDFETASFDVVNYEQRLAAAGFGAPKGLGGIDVDLYALERLLLWAYYPLVYMLDVAPTKYEKLVERIQHNYGLHLKLPLHSKISSITDIGKNADLKLKSESISNSLHRGLLNVHDPNRKDRLVPGNYRVFDSHPASFFYGSSGVIWALDKCGYEIPEEWIAWQRESYENRSFNSIGLESGVAGPIITETSLGSSRYIKRLLKCGLRLLNSTPLITIRHGVSALLVALARAAAYGVVDHDQIKSCALPLVEEIKKLVKLNSLARNKFTADFPLPTNVVPRNWGLMDGWTGVSVALNNWGKLFNDLECIDLARDSIERDIATLRVHPRFGTAGLDKGYKQDPYLESGSSGVFYAAKLIGYELESDMENSLKRACGSLLYTDCGMLAGLAGQMCALTYQGDNTSSLCLDRLVRDYQLYGVETPEGQATTFGAFAHKLSYDYGTGSAGYLLAVSYCQGSSTEFIPLGMPRF, encoded by the coding sequence GTGGATAGTCAAGCCGAGAGATACTCTTTCGCATCATCTCTATACTATGAGCGACCTCACTATGGCACGCACGAGATTGATAGGGTGCCACCGGAACTTGAGGTGGAAGTTGATGGGTATAAGCGGCATGTTTCTGACGCCTGGATTGAATACACTCCGTGCGATCTCAATTTGCCTGAACAAGGTTGGAAAGCTCATATCGGCGCAACTCCAGATAACTATCTTAAAACAATTAATCTAGTTAGTCGTTTCTGTTTTAAAAAAGGATTCGCTTTTAAAAGCGCTCCCACGTTAAGAAGCTTTATATTTGCGTGCTCGAAAGCGGCCTCAAGAGAATCCTCTGGGAAGCTTATAACAATATATCTTACAAGCCAGAAGGATTTAAAAGTACTCGTTGAAGAATTGGCTCCTATTCTGCGCGGCAAGCCGGGTGCATATATTTTAAGCGATCTCCAAATCGCCGATAGTCAACTATACGTCCGATACGGGGCGTTCAAAAAAATGCTGTGTGCTACCACCAATGGCATAGTGTTGCCTGCTATTAAAACTCCCAAAGGCGATTTTGAAGCCGATCCGAGATTACCAATCTTTAGGCCACCGAAATGGGTTAAAATTCCAGAGGTACTACAAGAATCGGTAGCTCGTCGAAGTGATCAGGAAAAAGAAAAGTTTCCTTACCGCGTGATTGATGTGTTGCACTATTCAAATTCCGGAGGTGTCTATTTATGTAGTGACGAAAGTGGCCAAGAGTTTGTTGTAAAAGAGGCGAGAACTCATGCTGGACTTGATGCAGGGTTAAATGATGCCGTTGTCAGACTAAAAAATGAAGTTAACATACTCGAACATCTCAACACTGTATGTTTAGATGTAAGGGTTCCGGTTGTATTAGAAAAGTTCTCTATTCAATGTAGTGAGTTTGCCGCCTTTAAGCGAATTCAAGGCCATACGTTCCACCAATTGGCGGCCGAACGTAATCCTTTACTAGGCGACCGCGTTAGCGACTCGCAGATTCAAGAATATACGATTTGGGTTGAATCGATATTGGCTCAGACGCGAGATATGCTAGGAAAAATTCATGATGCGGGTATTATTTATGGCGATTTACATCCAAAGAATATTTTAATCGACGAAGAAGGGCAAGTATCATTTATAGATTTTGAAACTGCCTCTTTTGATGTTGTAAACTATGAACAGCGCTTGGCCGCAGCGGGTTTCGGTGCTCCGAAGGGTCTTGGTGGTATAGATGTGGATCTGTACGCCTTGGAGAGGTTATTGTTATGGGCATATTATCCGCTAGTGTATATGTTAGATGTTGCTCCCACCAAATATGAAAAGCTTGTAGAACGTATACAGCATAATTATGGGTTACATCTTAAGTTACCACTGCACAGCAAAATCAGTTCTATCACTGATATTGGAAAAAATGCAGATCTTAAACTTAAGTCCGAGTCAATTTCTAATTCGTTACATCGAGGGTTATTAAATGTTCATGACCCTAACCGAAAAGATAGATTAGTGCCCGGAAACTATAGGGTTTTCGATTCCCATCCCGCATCTTTTTTTTACGGAAGCTCTGGTGTTATATGGGCTTTAGACAAGTGTGGTTATGAAATTCCCGAGGAATGGATTGCCTGGCAACGTGAAAGTTATGAAAACCGGAGCTTTAATAGCATTGGTCTAGAGTCTGGTGTTGCTGGTCCAATAATTACGGAAACTTCACTCGGATCGTCGCGATACATCAAGAGGTTGCTGAAATGCGGACTTCGACTTTTGAATAGCACGCCTCTAATAACTATTCGACACGGTGTTTCTGCTCTATTAGTTGCGCTTGCTAGGGCGGCGGCGTATGGAGTTGTTGATCACGACCAAATAAAGAGCTGTGCGTTACCGTTAGTGGAAGAAATTAAGAAGCTTGTAAAACTTAACAGCCTTGCAAGAAACAAATTCACGGCCGATTTTCCATTGCCTACTAACGTTGTTCCTAGGAACTGGGGTTTGATGGACGGTTGGACTGGTGTTTCAGTCGCCTTAAATAACTGGGGGAAGTTATTTAACGATTTGGAATGCATTGACCTTGCGAGAGATAGCATCGAGCGGGATATCGCTACACTAAGGGTACATCCTCGGTTTGGAACTGCTGGCCTTGATAAGGGTTATAAACAAGACCCGTATCTCGAGTCCGGTTCTTCAGGTGTATTCTACGCCGCCAAGCTGATTGGGTACGAACTTGAATCAGATATGGAAAATTCTTTAAAACGTGCTTGTGGCTCTCTTCTGTACACTGATTGTGGGATGCTTGCAGGATTAGCCGGTCAGATGTGCGCACTAACTTATCAAGGTGATAACACATCTAGCCTGTGTCTTGATAGGTTAGTGCGGGACTACCAATTGTACGGCGTTGAGACTCCCGAGGGGCAGGCGACAACGTTTGGCGCGTTCGCTCATAAACTATCCTATGACTATGGAACTGGATCAGCTGGGTACTTACTCGCTGTGAGCTATTGTCAGGGAAGTTCAACAGAGTTTATTCCTCTTGGGATGCCAAGGTTTTAG